One Bradyrhizobium sp. ISRA464 genomic window carries:
- a CDS encoding N-acetylmuramoyl-L-alanine amidase → MLLPIEASDAGWLPRIFKSSSKHAGSPKRVKSARPAKSARHSVSPKPHATRLAALGPAVLPRSALKPASAKCDPSTFRVVLDVGHTAESEGAISARNVAEYIFNLRLARLIDEKLKAEGFAETRLLVTEGKARPSLFKRVAAANDLRTDLLLSIHHDSVPNKLLEDWDFEGKKSHYSDRFSGYSIFVSRDNPDFKTSLSFAELIGKELKAEGLHYAEQYTQPIMGRYQHPLLNKETGVYSYDELIVLRKTRMPAVLLEAGSIINRDEELEMDSPERQNMISSSVAAAVKEFCEPRWAILGPL, encoded by the coding sequence GTGCTGCTGCCGATCGAAGCCAGCGATGCCGGCTGGCTGCCGCGTATCTTCAAGAGCTCGTCAAAGCACGCCGGCTCGCCAAAGCGCGTGAAGTCGGCAAGGCCGGCCAAGTCGGCAAGGCACAGCGTCTCACCAAAGCCCCACGCTACACGGCTTGCCGCACTCGGGCCGGCCGTCCTGCCTCGTTCCGCTCTCAAACCGGCCTCGGCAAAATGCGATCCCTCGACATTCCGGGTGGTTCTCGATGTGGGGCATACGGCTGAATCGGAGGGCGCGATCAGCGCTCGCAATGTCGCCGAGTACATCTTCAACCTGCGCCTTGCCCGGCTGATCGACGAGAAATTGAAGGCCGAAGGCTTTGCCGAAACCAGACTCCTTGTGACTGAGGGCAAGGCCAGACCCAGCCTCTTCAAACGAGTGGCCGCAGCCAATGATCTGCGCACAGATCTCCTCCTGTCGATCCACCATGACTCCGTGCCCAACAAATTGCTCGAGGACTGGGATTTCGAGGGCAAGAAAAGCCATTACAGCGATCGGTTCAGCGGGTACTCCATCTTCGTCTCCCGCGACAATCCGGACTTCAAGACGAGCCTCTCGTTCGCCGAACTGATCGGCAAGGAATTAAAGGCCGAGGGGCTTCATTATGCCGAACAATATACGCAACCCATCATGGGTCGCTATCAGCACCCGCTGCTGAACAAGGAGACCGGCGTCTACAGCTATGATGAGCTCATCGTGCTGCGAAAGACCCGGATGCCCGCCGTGTTGCTGGAGGCGGGCTCGATCATCAACCGGGACGAGGAGCTCGAGATGGACTCGCCCGAACGGCAGAACATGATCAGCAGCAGCGTCGCGGCCGCCGTCAAGGAATTCTGCGAGCCGCGATGGGCCATCCTCGGCCCGCTCTGA